One window of Chloroflexota bacterium genomic DNA carries:
- a CDS encoding diacylglycerol kinase family lipid kinase: MKAKVILNPTTGRGNGRRALPRVQTELQRQGIDFDLSITQGPGHATRLAQEAAAAGYDCVVAVGGDGTINEVTNGLVAAAQGNGGWENGEAAGVLGVIPIGSGNDFAFALGLRANDIARACERIAAGNSRLVDLVHVVDERSHGLFFCNNLGAGFDAAVNIEARKLKRVRGFLLYLVAVFRTLALDYRMPLARILGEGVDFHMPITLASAANGPRTGGGFLMAPDARVDDGVLDLCVACQMSRFEILRIIPHLIRGTHVDKPPVRMARTPHVLIEAEEGLPVHVDGEVYHTAARRLEVRIWPRRLRVLS, from the coding sequence ATGAAGGCAAAAGTGATCTTGAATCCCACCACCGGGCGAGGCAACGGACGGCGGGCGCTTCCTCGTGTACAGACCGAGTTGCAGCGACAGGGCATCGATTTCGATCTGAGCATCACCCAGGGCCCTGGACATGCCACCCGGCTTGCGCAGGAGGCAGCAGCGGCCGGATATGATTGCGTGGTGGCGGTGGGAGGGGATGGCACGATCAACGAGGTGACCAACGGATTGGTCGCCGCGGCGCAGGGCAACGGGGGATGGGAGAATGGAGAGGCGGCGGGCGTGCTGGGCGTGATCCCCATCGGGTCCGGGAATGACTTCGCGTTCGCCCTGGGGCTGCGCGCGAACGACATCGCCCGGGCGTGTGAGCGCATCGCCGCCGGGAACTCCCGGCTGGTGGACCTGGTCCATGTCGTGGACGAGCGGTCCCATGGGCTGTTCTTCTGCAACAATCTGGGCGCGGGCTTCGACGCGGCGGTGAACATCGAAGCTCGCAAGCTGAAGCGGGTGCGCGGCTTCCTGCTCTACCTCGTCGCTGTGTTCCGCACGCTGGCGCTGGACTACCGAATGCCGCTCGCGCGTATCCTGGGCGAGGGGGTGGACTTCCACATGCCGATTACCCTGGCGTCGGCCGCCAATGGGCCGCGCACGGGCGGCGGCTTCTTGATGGCTCCGGATGCCCGGGTGGATGACGGCGTGCTGGACCTGTGCGTGGCCTGTCAGATGAGCCGCTTTGAGATCCTCCGCATCATCCCTCACCTCATCCGTGGCACCCACGTGGACAAGCCGCCGGTCCGAATGGCTCGAACCCCGCACGTGCTGATCGAGGCGGAGGAGGGCCTGCCCGTTCACGTCGATGGCGAGGTCTATCACACGGCTGCCCGTCGCCTGGAAGTGCGTATCTGGCCCCGGCGGCTTCGGGTGCTCTCCTGA
- a CDS encoding MATE family efflux transporter produces MLRALRWVWFGRRSGAERDLVLSEESLHSDLIRLAVPAVVENMLMTAVFIANTLIIGWLREETALAAVSLASVFMWAADALFMALSISATAVVARSWGAGDRRRAQMAAGQAILISYLGSIVVVALLFPKAEWYMHLMGAAPEVAQAGARYLRWAIGFSLLGFPLTVLNGVMRGAGDTRTPMNITLIMNVWNILGTYLLVFGVGPFPMYGVVGAGIAVGTARAAGGTLALLLLLLGGTPIRVPLRAILRWESSILHTLIRVALPAAGEYLVQRAGWAIFARIIALLGTTVLAAHQVAVSMESLSFMPGVGLSVATGALVGQALGAKKPHLAERTTMIALRYALLIMSAIGLLFFFANRPLAQLYGATPKVVALAALALRIGAFEQIGMSIYMVLSGALRGAGDTRAPLIVSVTGIFMLRIPAVYFLAIILGLGLAGVWMSTVIDWSGRAILTAYFYRKGRWKTIDV; encoded by the coding sequence ATGTTGCGAGCGCTACGCTGGGTGTGGTTCGGCCGTCGATCGGGCGCCGAGCGCGATCTGGTGCTGTCCGAGGAGTCGTTGCACAGCGACCTGATCCGCTTGGCGGTCCCCGCCGTGGTGGAGAACATGCTGATGACAGCCGTGTTCATCGCCAACACGCTGATCATCGGCTGGCTGAGGGAGGAGACGGCCCTGGCGGCCGTCAGCCTGGCGAGCGTCTTCATGTGGGCTGCGGACGCGCTCTTCATGGCCCTGTCCATCAGCGCCACGGCCGTGGTGGCGCGCTCCTGGGGAGCCGGGGACAGGCGACGAGCCCAGATGGCCGCGGGGCAGGCGATCCTGATCAGCTATCTGGGATCGATCGTTGTGGTGGCGTTGCTCTTTCCCAAGGCCGAGTGGTACATGCATCTCATGGGGGCTGCCCCTGAGGTCGCCCAGGCAGGCGCCCGCTATCTGCGTTGGGCCATCGGGTTCTCCCTGCTGGGGTTTCCCCTCACCGTTTTGAACGGGGTGATGCGAGGGGCCGGGGACACCCGCACCCCGATGAACATCACGCTCATCATGAACGTCTGGAACATCCTGGGGACGTACCTTCTGGTGTTCGGGGTGGGGCCGTTCCCCATGTATGGGGTCGTCGGGGCCGGCATCGCGGTCGGGACGGCGCGGGCGGCCGGCGGCACGCTGGCCCTCCTGTTGCTCTTGCTCGGGGGAACCCCCATTCGCGTGCCGCTGCGCGCCATCCTGCGCTGGGAATCGTCCATCTTGCACACGCTGATCCGGGTGGCGTTGCCGGCGGCGGGGGAATATCTGGTGCAGCGGGCTGGCTGGGCCATCTTCGCCCGCATCATCGCCCTGTTGGGAACCACCGTCCTGGCCGCGCACCAGGTGGCCGTCAGCATGGAATCCCTCTCCTTCATGCCCGGCGTGGGGCTCTCCGTGGCCACCGGCGCCCTGGTGGGGCAGGCTTTGGGGGCGAAAAAGCCTCATCTGGCCGAGCGCACGACGATGATCGCCCTCCGATATGCGTTGCTCATCATGAGCGCGATCGGGTTGCTGTTCTTCTTTGCGAATCGCCCCCTGGCTCAATTGTACGGGGCCACGCCGAAAGTGGTGGCTCTGGCCGCCCTGGCGTTGCGCATCGGCGCGTTCGAGCAGATCGGCATGTCCATCTACATGGTGCTGAGCGGCGCTTTGCGGGGGGCCGGGGATACGCGAGCCCCACTGATCGTCTCGGTGACTGGCATCTTCATGCTCCGCATCCCCGCCGTCTACTTCCTGGCGATCATCCTGGGGTTGGGACTGGCGGGCGTGTGGATGAGCACCGTCATCGACTGGAGCGGGCGGGCGATCCTGACGGCCTACTTCTATCGCAAGGGGCGGTGGAAGACGATCGATGTGTAA
- a CDS encoding EamA family transporter, with amino-acid sequence MTLRTDSRYKPNAWWQGVAAHQTELLLAGMVFVWGANFSIVKVTLRSLPPLTFNALRFLIATTLLIGILRWQRHPLRVARGDVWRVIAIGVVGHGLYQVFFIQGLAHTTAANASILMSTVPVFVALFSVVLRIERVTLQRWAGILLSFLGIVLVIMGGGGKISLDTAHLLGDLLMLGAAVTWAVYTVASKRMLVRYTPLHLTAITMVPGTAVLVVLAFPGLVSQSWASVGPAAWAGLAYSAVFSIVVAYLIWFTAVQRIGNARTAIYSNGVPVVASLLSWAVLREPFGILQAIGGVIILTGLTLAQRNGGTRS; translated from the coding sequence ATGACATTGCGAACGGACAGCCGTTATAAACCGAACGCGTGGTGGCAGGGGGTGGCCGCGCATCAGACGGAGCTGTTGCTGGCCGGCATGGTGTTCGTCTGGGGGGCGAACTTCAGCATCGTGAAGGTTACCCTGCGCTCTCTGCCCCCGTTGACCTTCAACGCGTTGCGTTTCCTGATCGCCACGACGTTGCTTATCGGCATTCTGCGGTGGCAACGCCATCCGTTGAGGGTGGCACGAGGTGATGTCTGGCGCGTGATCGCCATCGGCGTCGTGGGACATGGCTTGTATCAGGTGTTCTTCATCCAGGGGCTGGCCCACACAACGGCCGCCAACGCGTCCATCTTGATGTCGACTGTCCCCGTCTTCGTGGCGCTCTTCAGCGTGGTCTTGAGGATAGAGCGTGTGACGCTGCAGCGCTGGGCGGGCATCCTGCTCTCGTTTTTGGGAATCGTGCTGGTGATCATGGGAGGGGGCGGGAAGATCAGCCTGGACACGGCCCATCTGCTGGGGGATCTGCTCATGCTGGGCGCGGCGGTGACGTGGGCCGTGTACACGGTGGCCAGCAAGCGGATGCTCGTGCGATATACCCCCCTGCATCTGACCGCCATCACCATGGTCCCCGGGACGGCTGTGTTGGTCGTGTTGGCCTTCCCAGGATTGGTCTCGCAGTCCTGGGCATCCGTGGGCCCGGCTGCGTGGGCCGGGCTGGCTTACTCCGCCGTGTTCTCCATTGTCGTCGCCTATCTCATCTGGTTCACCGCTGTGCAGCGCATCGGCAACGCGCGTACGGCCATCTACTCCAATGGCGTTCCCGTGGTGGCCAGCCTGTTGTCGTGGGCCGTGTTGCGGGAGCCGTTCGGTATTTTGCAGGCTATTGGCGGCGTGATCATCCTGACCGGCTTGACCCTCGCGCAGCGCAACGGCGGTACGCGCTCGTGA
- a CDS encoding CPBP family intramembrane metalloprotease — protein MEDVFRAGQDWAQAITLLALLTPFVVTLAVANWSIRMPALRWLAFGMVTMISGSFLLLGLVGLGLAWTPGATGQMLGLGVGVTPNWLWLGIWGIVTGIGALLALSRPVRMWAERLLPSFDAQNPLHAVSLSFAAFLVGLTTTQLALLGDLERLADQGVRLSLAEVWAQGIGLTLVGLAGIGLWTRRSLRETAQRLGLRPPTGRVWLVSAVSIALFMGLDLAWTRAWEWLDPQGMEAVSRVSKVLFADMMNVPGALSIGITAAISEEIIYRGALQPRFGLVLTAALFAVSHVQYGFSPAVLEVFVIGLALGVIRRHYGLTACMLIHFGYNTLNLLLLPPK, from the coding sequence ATGGAAGACGTCTTTCGTGCAGGTCAGGATTGGGCCCAGGCGATCACTTTGCTGGCGCTTCTCACGCCGTTCGTCGTCACGCTGGCCGTGGCCAATTGGAGCATTCGGATGCCCGCGCTGCGCTGGCTGGCGTTCGGCATGGTCACCATGATCAGCGGCAGCTTTCTGTTGTTGGGGCTGGTGGGGCTGGGCCTCGCCTGGACGCCGGGAGCCACCGGACAGATGTTGGGCCTGGGGGTGGGCGTGACTCCCAACTGGCTCTGGCTGGGGATATGGGGGATCGTCACCGGGATCGGCGCCCTGTTGGCTTTGAGTCGCCCCGTGCGGATGTGGGCGGAGAGGTTGCTGCCATCCTTTGATGCCCAGAACCCGCTTCACGCGGTCAGCCTCAGTTTCGCCGCTTTCCTCGTGGGGCTGACGACCACGCAGTTGGCCTTGCTGGGGGACCTGGAGCGCCTGGCGGACCAGGGCGTGCGGCTGAGCCTGGCGGAGGTGTGGGCGCAGGGCATTGGGTTGACGCTGGTGGGGCTGGCCGGGATCGGGCTGTGGACGCGGCGCAGCCTGCGCGAGACGGCCCAGCGTCTGGGGCTGAGGCCGCCGACCGGCCGGGTATGGCTCGTGTCCGCCGTGTCCATCGCGCTGTTCATGGGGCTCGATCTGGCCTGGACGCGCGCATGGGAGTGGCTGGATCCGCAGGGGATGGAGGCGGTCAGCCGCGTGTCCAAGGTGCTCTTCGCGGATATGATGAACGTGCCTGGGGCGTTGTCCATCGGGATCACGGCCGCCATCAGCGAGGAGATCATCTACCGCGGCGCGTTGCAGCCGCGCTTCGGGTTGGTGCTCACCGCGGCGCTCTTCGCCGTCTCGCACGTGCAGTATGGCTTCTCTCCCGCTGTCCTGGAGGTGTTCGTGATCGGGTTGGCGTTGGGGGTGATCCGGCGACATTATGGCCTGACCGCGTGCATGCTGATCCATTTCGGCTACAATACGCTGAACCTGCTCCTCCTGCCGCCGAAATAG
- a CDS encoding DUF1232 domain-containing protein, which translates to MAGSGKRGQSWNVWAEMWRTLRLAWRLLRDPRVSPFVKILVPGLAFIYVLLPVDISPDLVPLLGQIDDLAALILAARLLVEMSPPAVVAEHEAEMMGLISRQSSEPPPDDVVDADYRILD; encoded by the coding sequence ATGGCAGGCTCAGGCAAACGGGGCCAGTCCTGGAACGTGTGGGCCGAGATGTGGCGCACACTGCGTTTGGCTTGGCGCCTGCTGCGCGATCCACGGGTCTCACCGTTCGTGAAGATCCTGGTTCCCGGCCTGGCATTCATCTACGTTCTGCTTCCTGTCGATATTTCGCCCGATCTGGTACCACTCCTCGGGCAGATTGACGATCTGGCAGCCCTGATCCTGGCGGCTCGTCTGCTGGTCGAGATGAGCCCACCGGCGGTGGTGGCCGAACACGAGGCCGAGATGATGGGATTGATCTCCCGCCAATCGAGCGAGCCACCACCGGACGACGTGGTAGACGCCGATTACCGCATTCTCGACTAG
- a CDS encoding M20 family metallopeptidase yields MSDSRRVFRSMKSRVEEAIASYREEILDFTQELVAIRTENPPGTLYQACVEAIARKLSEIGLDYTMLEVPDGAGRAAEASSRHEGLYPRYCLESFYGEGERTLYFHGHYDVVPASDDVQFHPYVQDGKLFGRGASDMKSGLAAMIYAVRAIQECGIKLDGRIGLTFVPDEETGGALGSQYLADAGLLGVGGIGMLMPEPTGGVIWNANRGAISLRVIVRGRPAHVGLHYQGVNAFEHMLVVANALLELKAEVESRRTSFRIEPDAARNSILLLGGRCEGGTNFNLVPAECSFTVDRRLNPEEDLETEKGRLLALFDRLREGGIDLEVEIFQEGESAGLSEDEPVARALVESIREVTGNSPSFVMCPGLLEIRFYARQGIPAFAYGPGLLSVSHGPDEFVRIEDIYSCTAVYALTAARLLA; encoded by the coding sequence ATGTCTGACTCCCGCCGTGTTTTTCGATCGATGAAGTCCCGGGTCGAGGAGGCGATCGCGTCCTATCGCGAGGAGATCCTCGATTTCACCCAGGAGCTGGTGGCCATACGGACGGAGAATCCTCCGGGGACCCTCTATCAGGCGTGCGTTGAGGCGATCGCGAGGAAATTGAGCGAGATCGGGTTGGATTACACGATGCTCGAGGTCCCCGACGGCGCGGGGCGGGCTGCGGAGGCGTCGAGCCGCCATGAGGGGCTTTATCCGCGTTATTGCCTCGAGAGCTTCTATGGCGAGGGCGAGAGGACGCTGTACTTTCATGGGCACTATGATGTCGTGCCTGCGTCGGACGATGTGCAGTTCCACCCGTACGTGCAGGATGGGAAGCTCTTTGGGCGCGGTGCTTCGGATATGAAGAGCGGCCTGGCGGCCATGATCTACGCCGTCAGGGCCATCCAGGAGTGTGGGATCAAGCTTGATGGGCGGATCGGTTTGACGTTCGTGCCGGACGAGGAGACCGGCGGCGCCCTGGGATCGCAATACCTTGCCGACGCGGGGCTGCTGGGGGTCGGTGGCATCGGGATGCTCATGCCGGAGCCGACGGGCGGGGTAATCTGGAACGCCAATCGTGGGGCCATCTCGCTGCGCGTGATCGTGCGGGGCAGGCCCGCCCACGTCGGTCTGCACTATCAGGGCGTCAACGCCTTTGAGCACATGCTCGTCGTGGCGAACGCGCTGCTCGAGTTGAAGGCCGAGGTGGAATCCAGGAGGACGAGCTTTCGGATCGAGCCGGATGCGGCCCGAAACTCCATCCTCCTGCTGGGTGGGCGATGCGAAGGAGGCACGAACTTCAACCTCGTTCCTGCCGAGTGTTCCTTCACGGTGGACCGGCGGCTCAATCCCGAGGAAGATCTGGAGACGGAGAAGGGAAGGTTACTTGCCCTCTTCGATAGGCTTCGGGAGGGCGGGATCGATCTGGAAGTCGAGATCTTTCAGGAGGGCGAATCCGCGGGCCTCTCGGAGGACGAGCCCGTGGCGCGGGCGCTGGTGGAGAGTATCCGGGAGGTGACCGGGAATTCCCCCTCGTTCGTGATGTGTCCCGGGCTTCTGGAGATCCGCTTCTACGCCCGGCAGGGCATCCCGGCCTTCGCCTACGGCCCGGGGCTTCTCTCCGTCTCCCACGGGCCCGACGAGTTCGTCCGGATTGAGGATATCTACTCCTGTACGGCGGTTTACGCGCTGACGGCCGCCCGGTTGTTGGCCTAA
- the ubiA gene encoding UbiA family prenyltransferase, producing MDFWAWLRLLRPTNSLPATGLVLLGAHLVGGWPWPRATWTAAGAMWAITSFGYVTNDLRDVAIDRVNKPDRPLPSGRIRCSAARAASVVLAALAVGLAGSIDALALLAACLALAALVGYNVRLKNTVLVGNALIALLSGAALGVGGYTVGQPWRLVWPGVLVTLFILAREVLKTIEDVEGDRRAGLRTIATAWGAQRAGGVFALLTLGCVVISLAVRWIAKFSTTYLVVVAVMDLGLVYSALLVARAPSPMNARVGLRISKVGYALGLIALLVA from the coding sequence ATGGACTTTTGGGCATGGCTGCGGCTGTTGCGTCCCACCAACAGCCTGCCGGCCACCGGATTGGTTTTGTTAGGTGCGCATCTGGTCGGGGGATGGCCGTGGCCCCGCGCCACGTGGACGGCCGCGGGGGCCATGTGGGCCATCACCTCCTTTGGCTACGTGACCAATGATCTCCGCGATGTGGCGATTGATCGGGTGAACAAGCCGGATCGCCCTTTGCCCTCCGGGCGCATCCGCTGCTCTGCTGCGAGAGCCGCCAGCGTTGTCCTGGCGGCTCTCGCTGTGGGGCTGGCCGGCTCCATCGATGCGCTGGCTCTCCTGGCCGCCTGCCTCGCCCTGGCGGCGCTGGTGGGCTATAATGTCCGCCTGAAGAACACCGTGCTGGTGGGGAATGCCCTGATCGCCTTGCTCTCCGGCGCGGCGCTGGGGGTCGGCGGATATACGGTGGGACAGCCCTGGCGGCTGGTGTGGCCGGGCGTGCTGGTGACCCTTTTCATCCTGGCGCGGGAGGTCCTGAAGACCATCGAGGATGTGGAGGGCGATCGTCGCGCCGGGCTGCGGACCATCGCGACCGCCTGGGGGGCCCAGCGGGCAGGGGGTGTATTCGCTCTGCTGACATTGGGGTGTGTCGTCATCTCCCTGGCCGTCCGTTGGATAGCGAAGTTCTCAACGACTTATCTGGTCGTCGTCGCGGTGATGGACCTGGGCCTGGTTTACAGTGCGCTGCTTGTCGCGCGGGCGCCATCGCCGATGAACGCCCGCGTGGGGTTGCGGATCAGTAAGGTGGGCTATGCCCTGGGGTTGATCGCCCTTTTGGTCGCCTGA
- a CDS encoding helix-turn-helix domain-containing protein, with the protein MSDLGQWLREAREARGMSLAEVEEAIRIRQHYLSALEADDWSVLPNETVGRGFLRNYALFLGLDADELLALRQAECADEIAPAIVSEPRPVDYRPIEFDLKLEERSIFSWLWWVVAGLVAVSLIVGGWWVLTYHPEWVVALGPQPTATQVSAPVHVPTQRPTFTPTPASSPDKPTAAPTTGVFLLPTPTPTSTPTYTPTPLATEQAPAQEVRIVTRIVERAWLRVVVDGQVVLETILEPGEEREWVGQQSVTVRSGNAGGVVILLDGQELGVMGEPGQVIERTWAWINGRVVEQEPTVPAEGPALGGGAEPIVAVTPTPIPTPTPAG; encoded by the coding sequence ATGAGCGATTTGGGCCAGTGGCTGCGCGAAGCACGCGAGGCACGCGGGATGTCACTGGCGGAAGTGGAAGAGGCTATCCGGATCCGCCAGCACTATCTGTCCGCACTGGAGGCGGATGACTGGTCGGTCCTTCCCAATGAGACGGTAGGGAGGGGGTTTTTACGCAACTATGCGCTGTTCCTCGGCCTGGATGCGGACGAGCTTTTGGCTCTCCGGCAGGCCGAGTGTGCGGATGAGATCGCCCCTGCGATCGTCTCTGAGCCGCGTCCTGTCGACTATCGTCCCATTGAGTTCGACTTGAAGCTGGAGGAGAGGTCCATTTTCTCCTGGCTGTGGTGGGTGGTGGCCGGCCTGGTCGCGGTCTCGCTCATCGTAGGGGGATGGTGGGTGCTCACCTACCATCCGGAGTGGGTGGTCGCTCTGGGTCCGCAGCCCACCGCCACGCAGGTCTCGGCGCCTGTTCACGTGCCGACTCAGCGCCCCACCTTCACGCCCACGCCGGCTTCCTCTCCGGACAAGCCGACGGCTGCCCCGACAACGGGCGTGTTCCTGTTGCCGACGCCCACACCCACCTCCACGCCCACGTACACCCCCACCCCGCTGGCGACCGAGCAGGCGCCGGCTCAGGAGGTCCGCATCGTCACCCGGATCGTTGAGCGCGCCTGGCTGCGGGTGGTGGTGGATGGCCAGGTTGTTCTGGAGACGATCCTGGAGCCGGGCGAGGAGCGCGAGTGGGTGGGGCAGCAGAGCGTGACGGTGCGCTCGGGCAATGCGGGGGGCGTGGTGATCCTGTTGGACGGTCAGGAGTTGGGCGTCATGGGGGAGCCAGGCCAGGTCATCGAGCGCACATGGGCCTGGATCAACGGCCGGGTGGTGGAGCAGGAGCCGACGGTGCCCGCGGAGGGCCCGGCCCTGGGCGGCGGAGCGGAGCCCATCGTGGCTGTCACGCCTACGCCCATCCCCACGCCGACCCCGGCGGGTTGA
- a CDS encoding MerR family transcriptional regulator — translation MSEQNLRRPAEVAARLGVSTSTLRRWSQRFSEYLSPDAGEPAGSGDTDGGHRRYTDEDLTTLLTIKGLLAEGFTYQQVERRLAALRQTDGAGETTRSLVSAESNLSSLAPAVSILADTLHTVADGQQAILNAQQANRELMGVVVQDNFNLKEENTKLRDRMLELEREMAEMRRRDDAHRARLEARMQAVESTLNQIAERLSTLPDSSQRGRGLLGWLTGR, via the coding sequence ATGAGCGAGCAAAATCTGCGCCGGCCTGCGGAAGTTGCGGCGCGTTTAGGGGTATCTACCTCCACACTGCGACGCTGGTCGCAACGCTTCAGCGAATACCTTTCGCCGGACGCGGGTGAGCCCGCCGGTTCCGGAGATACGGACGGCGGACACCGCCGCTATACGGACGAGGACTTAACGACGCTTTTAACCATCAAGGGGCTCCTGGCTGAAGGGTTCACCTATCAGCAAGTCGAACGACGCCTGGCTGCACTGCGGCAAACGGATGGGGCCGGTGAGACCACGCGCTCGCTGGTCTCCGCGGAGAGCAATCTATCCTCACTGGCTCCCGCGGTCTCCATCCTGGCCGACACATTGCACACTGTCGCGGATGGCCAACAGGCGATCCTGAACGCCCAACAGGCCAACCGCGAATTGATGGGGGTCGTGGTGCAGGACAACTTCAACCTCAAGGAAGAAAACACCAAGCTACGCGACCGGATGTTGGAGTTGGAGCGGGAGATGGCCGAGATGCGCCGGCGAGATGATGCGCATCGGGCGAGGCTGGAGGCGCGCATGCAGGCGGTGGAGTCCACGCTGAACCAGATAGCGGAGCGACTGTCCACCCTGCCGGATAGCTCACAGCGCGGCCGAGGCCTCCTCGGGTGGCTCACCGGCCGCTAG
- the rimO gene encoding 30S ribosomal protein S12 methylthiotransferase RimO: MTKYYLLTLGCPKNLVDGEAMAMLLRRQGYDATADPEEADVLIVNTCGFLRAAREESIEALRDLAARKRRGQLLIAAGCLPQRIGEEILRSVPQVDGLLGTRRWMEIARLVRMLREGRHRRQERFQLLGDPEAPSEEAWERPAVIGGSAYLKIGDGCDAPCAFCTIPGIKGRMRSRPFAALVDEACRLAAAGAREIVLVAQDTTAYGWDRGERDALPRLMHAITRRAEGLRWLRLMYAYPGHITDALIETMAGDERIVHYLDMPLQHAHPDTLRRMRRPAPRYALEHIEKLRRAMPDIALRTTFIVGYPGETEEEFQALLDFVIAARFDKVGVFEFSPEPGTPAASLPDQVPDEVKAERRARLMEVQQRISLERNQAQVGRVLDVLVEGQDQGICYGRSYRDAPEIDGLVLFPGQAPVGEIVPVRITGALEYDLEGELVAEPSLTAARRRG, from the coding sequence GTGACCAAATACTATCTGTTGACCCTGGGCTGCCCGAAGAACCTCGTGGACGGCGAGGCGATGGCGATGCTGCTGCGACGCCAGGGATACGACGCGACGGCCGATCCGGAGGAGGCGGATGTCCTCATCGTCAACACCTGTGGCTTTCTCCGGGCGGCGCGGGAGGAATCCATCGAGGCGTTGCGCGACCTGGCGGCGCGTAAGCGGCGCGGCCAGCTCCTGATCGCGGCGGGCTGTCTCCCTCAGCGGATCGGGGAGGAGATCCTCCGGAGTGTGCCCCAGGTCGATGGGCTGTTGGGCACGCGGCGCTGGATGGAGATCGCCCGGCTGGTGCGGATGCTGCGCGAGGGGCGCCATCGCCGCCAGGAGCGATTCCAGCTGCTGGGAGACCCGGAGGCCCCGTCGGAGGAGGCATGGGAGCGCCCGGCGGTCATCGGCGGGAGCGCCTATCTGAAGATCGGCGATGGTTGTGACGCCCCCTGTGCGTTCTGCACGATCCCGGGCATCAAGGGGAGGATGCGCAGCCGCCCGTTCGCAGCCCTGGTGGACGAGGCCTGTCGGCTGGCCGCCGCGGGCGCCCGGGAGATCGTGCTGGTCGCTCAGGATACCACCGCGTACGGATGGGATCGGGGCGAGCGGGATGCCCTGCCCCGGCTGATGCATGCCATCACCCGGCGGGCGGAGGGGCTGCGTTGGCTGCGGCTGATGTACGCCTATCCGGGGCACATCACGGATGCGCTGATCGAGACCATGGCCGGCGATGAGCGGATCGTCCATTACCTGGATATGCCCCTCCAGCACGCGCACCCGGATACCCTGCGGCGGATGCGCCGCCCGGCCCCCCGGTACGCTCTGGAGCACATCGAGAAACTGCGCCGGGCGATGCCCGATATCGCGCTGCGTACCACCTTCATCGTGGGGTATCCCGGGGAGACGGAGGAGGAGTTCCAAGCGTTGCTGGACTTCGTGATCGCCGCCCGATTCGATAAGGTGGGAGTGTTCGAGTTCAGCCCGGAGCCAGGCACCCCGGCTGCCTCGTTGCCCGATCAGGTTCCCGATGAGGTGAAGGCGGAGCGCCGGGCGCGATTGATGGAGGTCCAGCAGCGCATCTCACTGGAGCGAAACCAGGCACAGGTCGGCCGGGTTCTGGATGTGCTGGTCGAAGGGCAGGACCAGGGGATTTGCTATGGGCGATCGTATCGGGACGCACCCGAGATCGATGGTTTGGTCCTGTTCCCCGGGCAGGCGCCTGTGGGGGAGATCGTCCCCGTGCGGATCACAGGCGCTTTGGAGTACGATCTGGAAGGGGAGCTGGTGGCGGAGCCTTCACTTACCGCCGCGAGACGCAGAGGATAG